One genomic segment of Paraburkholderia caffeinilytica includes these proteins:
- a CDS encoding 2-isopropylmalate synthase yields the protein MADKLIIFDTTLRDGEQSPGASMTKEEKIRIAKQLERMKVDVIEAGFAASSNGDFDSIHTIAGLIKDSTICSLARANDKDIQRAADALKPADRFRIHTFIATSPLHMEKKLRMTPDQVFEQAKLAVRFARKFTDDVEFSPEDGSRSDMDFLCRVLEAVIAEGATTINIADTVGYGVPELYGQLVKTLRERIPNSHKAVFSVHCHNDLGMAVANSLAGVQIGGARQVECTINGLGERAGNTSLEEIVMAVKTRKDYFGLDIGLDTTQIVPASKLVSQITGFVVQPNKAVVGANAFAHASGIHQDGVLKARDTYEIMRAEDVGWSANKIVLGKLSGRNAFKQRLQELGIALDSEGELNTAFARFKELADRKSEIFDEDIIAIVTEESAEAQEKEHYKFLSLSQHSETGEQPHAKIVFSVEGKEVTGEARGNGPVDATLNAIETEVGSGSELLLYSVNAITTGTQAQGEVTVRLSKSGRIVNGVGTDPDIVAASAKAYISALNKLYSNVDKLNPQRSES from the coding sequence ATGGCCGACAAACTGATCATATTCGACACCACCTTGCGTGACGGCGAGCAATCGCCCGGTGCGTCGATGACGAAGGAAGAGAAAATCCGTATCGCGAAGCAGCTCGAGCGGATGAAGGTGGACGTGATCGAAGCCGGTTTCGCGGCCAGCTCGAACGGCGACTTCGATTCGATTCACACGATCGCGGGCCTGATCAAGGACAGCACGATCTGCTCGCTGGCCCGCGCGAACGACAAAGACATTCAACGCGCTGCTGATGCGCTCAAGCCGGCCGATCGTTTCCGCATCCACACGTTCATCGCAACGTCGCCGCTGCACATGGAAAAGAAGCTGCGCATGACGCCGGATCAGGTGTTCGAACAGGCAAAGCTGGCAGTGCGGTTCGCCCGCAAGTTTACGGACGACGTCGAGTTCTCGCCTGAAGACGGCAGCCGCTCGGACATGGATTTCCTGTGCCGCGTGCTGGAAGCGGTCATCGCCGAAGGCGCGACTACGATCAACATCGCCGATACGGTCGGCTATGGCGTGCCGGAGTTGTACGGCCAGCTTGTGAAGACGCTGCGCGAGCGTATTCCGAACTCGCACAAGGCGGTGTTCTCGGTGCACTGCCATAACGACCTTGGCATGGCGGTGGCGAACTCGCTGGCCGGCGTGCAGATCGGCGGTGCGCGTCAGGTCGAGTGCACGATCAACGGTCTTGGCGAGCGCGCGGGCAATACGTCGCTCGAAGAAATCGTGATGGCGGTGAAGACCCGCAAGGATTACTTCGGCCTCGATATTGGTCTCGATACGACCCAGATCGTGCCGGCTTCGAAGCTGGTGTCGCAGATCACCGGTTTCGTCGTGCAGCCGAACAAGGCGGTGGTCGGCGCGAATGCGTTTGCGCACGCGTCCGGCATTCACCAGGACGGCGTGCTGAAAGCGCGCGACACGTACGAAATCATGCGTGCCGAAGATGTGGGCTGGAGCGCGAACAAGATCGTGCTGGGCAAGTTGTCGGGCCGCAATGCGTTCAAGCAACGTCTGCAGGAATTGGGCATCGCGCTCGATAGCGAAGGCGAGTTGAACACCGCGTTCGCACGCTTCAAGGAGTTGGCCGACCGCAAGTCGGAAATCTTCGACGAAGACATCATCGCGATCGTCACGGAGGAATCGGCTGAAGCGCAGGAGAAGGAGCACTACAAGTTCCTGTCGCTGTCGCAGCATTCGGAAACCGGCGAGCAGCCGCACGCGAAGATTGTGTTCTCGGTCGAAGGCAAGGAAGTGACCGGGGAAGCGCGCGGCAACGGTCCGGTGGATGCCACGCTCAATGCGATCGAAACGGAAGTGGGTAGCGGGTCGGAACTGCTGCTGTATTCGGTGAACGCCATCACCACGGGTACGCAGGCGCAGGGCGAAGTGACCGTGCGGCTGTCGAAGAGCGGGCGCATCGTCAATGGCGTCGGCACGGATCCGGATATCGTCGCTGCCTCCGCGAAGGCGTATATTTCGGCGCTCAACAAGCTTTATTCGAACGTCGATAAATTGAATCCGCAACGTTCGGAGTCGTAG
- the pssA gene encoding CDP-diacylglycerol--serine O-phosphatidyltransferase translates to MAAFKPRRPRNSGPLPRPFRRNKPVVAETGAVDSRRAQRQQFLRKRGIYLLPNAFTTAALFCGFFAVVQAMNVRFEIAAIAIFVAMVLDGMDGRVARMTHTQSAFGEQFDSLSDMVSFGVAPALVMYEWVLKDLGRWGWLAAFVYCSGAALRLARFNTNIGVVDKRFFQGMPSPAAAALIAGFVWLATDNRVPLKLVWLPWVAFVLTIYAGVTMVSNAPFYSGKALDVRHRVPFGVILLVVVAFVLVSSDPPLMLFGLFVLYGLSGYVFWGYQTLRGRANPARSVARDR, encoded by the coding sequence ATGGCCGCATTCAAACCGCGTCGACCCCGCAACAGCGGACCGCTCCCGCGTCCGTTCCGCCGCAACAAGCCGGTCGTGGCGGAGACGGGAGCAGTCGATAGCCGGCGCGCCCAGCGTCAGCAGTTCCTGAGGAAACGCGGCATTTACCTGCTGCCGAACGCGTTCACCACCGCCGCGCTCTTTTGCGGTTTCTTTGCCGTGGTGCAGGCGATGAACGTGCGCTTCGAAATCGCGGCGATCGCGATCTTCGTGGCGATGGTGCTGGACGGCATGGACGGTCGGGTCGCCCGCATGACGCATACGCAGAGCGCGTTTGGCGAACAGTTCGACAGCCTCTCGGACATGGTCTCGTTCGGTGTGGCGCCGGCGCTCGTGATGTACGAGTGGGTTCTGAAGGATCTCGGCCGCTGGGGCTGGCTCGCGGCGTTCGTCTATTGTTCGGGGGCGGCGTTGCGTCTCGCGCGCTTCAACACGAACATCGGCGTGGTCGACAAACGCTTTTTCCAGGGCATGCCCAGTCCGGCTGCTGCCGCGCTGATCGCCGGTTTCGTGTGGCTCGCCACCGACAACCGCGTGCCGCTCAAGCTGGTGTGGCTGCCGTGGGTCGCTTTCGTGCTGACTATCTACGCCGGCGTGACGATGGTGTCGAACGCGCCGTTCTATAGCGGCAAGGCGCTCGACGTGCGGCACCGCGTGCCGTTCGGCGTGATTCTGCTGGTGGTGGTGGCGTTCGTGCTGGTGTCGTCCGATCCGCCGCTGATGCTGTTCGGCCTGTTCGTGCTGTACGGTCTGTCGGGCTATGTGTTCTGGGGCTACCAGACGCTACGGGGCAGGGCGAATCCGGCCCGGTCCGTGGCGCGCGACAGGTAA
- the ilvC gene encoding ketol-acid reductoisomerase has product MKVFYDKDADLSLIKGKQVTIIGYGSQGHAHALNLKESGVNITVGLRKGGASWRKAENAGLQVKEVAEAVKGADVVMMLLPDEQIAEVYAKEVHANIKQGAALAFAHGFNVHYGQVIPRADLDVIMIAPKAPGHTVRGTYSQGGGVPHLIAVAQDKSGAARDIALSYAAANGGGRAGIIETNFREETETDLFGEQAVLCGGTVDLIKAGFETLVEAGYAPEMAYFECLHELKLIVDLIYEGGIANMNYSISNNAEYGEYVTGPRIVTAETKKAMKAVLTDIQTGEYAKSFIIENKAGAPTLQSRRRLTAEHQIEQVGSKLRAMMPWIAKNKLVDQSKN; this is encoded by the coding sequence ATGAAAGTTTTCTACGACAAGGACGCCGACCTCTCCCTCATCAAGGGTAAGCAAGTCACCATCATCGGCTATGGCTCGCAAGGCCATGCTCACGCGCTGAACCTGAAGGAAAGCGGCGTGAACATCACGGTCGGTCTGCGCAAGGGCGGCGCATCGTGGAGGAAGGCCGAGAACGCCGGCCTGCAAGTCAAGGAAGTGGCAGAAGCCGTCAAGGGCGCAGACGTCGTCATGATGCTGCTGCCGGACGAGCAGATCGCCGAAGTCTACGCCAAGGAAGTGCACGCCAACATCAAGCAAGGCGCGGCGCTGGCCTTCGCACACGGTTTCAACGTGCACTACGGTCAGGTGATCCCGCGTGCGGATCTGGACGTCATCATGATCGCGCCGAAGGCGCCGGGCCACACGGTTCGCGGTACGTACTCGCAAGGTGGCGGCGTGCCCCACCTGATCGCCGTTGCGCAAGACAAGTCGGGCGCGGCGCGTGACATCGCTCTGTCGTACGCGGCAGCGAACGGCGGCGGCCGTGCCGGCATCATCGAAACGAACTTCCGCGAAGAAACGGAAACCGACCTGTTCGGCGAACAAGCCGTGCTGTGCGGCGGTACCGTCGACCTGATCAAGGCCGGTTTCGAAACGCTGGTGGAAGCGGGCTACGCGCCGGAAATGGCGTACTTCGAGTGCCTGCACGAACTGAAGCTGATCGTCGACCTGATCTACGAAGGCGGCATCGCGAACATGAACTACTCGATCTCGAACAACGCCGAATACGGCGAGTACGTGACGGGTCCGCGTATCGTGACGGCTGAAACGAAGAAGGCGATGAAGGCTGTGCTGACGGACATTCAGACCGGCGAGTACGCAAAGAGCTTCATCATCGAAAACAAGGCCGGCGCACCGACGCTGCAATCGCGCCGCCGTCTGACGGCCGAGCACCAGATCGAACAGGTCGGTTCGAAGCTGCGCGCGATGATGCCGTGGATCGCGAAGAACAAGCTGGTCGACCAGTCGAAAAACTAA
- a CDS encoding RNA polymerase sigma factor produces MASDKELADFLAGVERRAFKQTVYAVRDDDASLDIVQDAMIKLAEKYGDRPAAELPLLFQRILQNAMHDYFRRAKVRNTWVSLFSSLGNADDDEFDPLETFEAQQGSAGSESNEQKLEREQVLQLIDDEIQKLPARQREAFLMRYWEDMDVAETAAAMGCSEGSVKTHCSRATHTLAQALKAKGITL; encoded by the coding sequence ATGGCATCAGACAAGGAACTCGCCGATTTTCTGGCGGGCGTCGAAAGGCGCGCATTCAAGCAGACGGTCTACGCCGTGCGGGACGACGACGCCTCGCTCGATATCGTGCAGGACGCGATGATCAAACTCGCCGAAAAATATGGCGACCGTCCTGCCGCCGAACTTCCGCTCCTGTTTCAGCGTATTCTCCAGAATGCGATGCACGACTATTTCCGTCGTGCCAAAGTGCGCAATACTTGGGTTAGTCTGTTTTCTTCGCTCGGCAACGCCGACGACGACGAATTCGACCCACTCGAAACATTCGAGGCGCAGCAAGGTTCAGCGGGCTCGGAAAGCAACGAACAGAAACTCGAACGCGAACAGGTCTTACAGTTAATCGACGACGAGATCCAAAAATTACCGGCACGTCAACGGGAGGCGTTTCTCATGCGTTATTGGGAGGATATGGATGTCGCCGAGACTGCCGCCGCGATGGGCTGCTCCGAAGGCAGTGTGAAAACACACTGCTCGCGGGCCACCCACACGCTGGCGCAAGCGCTCAAGGCTAAAGGAATTACGCTATGA
- a CDS encoding DUF3619 family protein — MSSLETKELEFARQVRRALDENAASIPSATVDRLAAARRAALARKKPETVSAPVFVPAFAGAGMPSGMPQVEMPRRRRSPLRRFALAWPLVALVVSLVGIAYWEDQQRTAELADIDAAMLSDDLPLNAYLDHGFNAYLSRAH; from the coding sequence ATGAGCTCCCTAGAAACCAAAGAACTCGAGTTCGCCCGCCAGGTGCGCCGCGCGCTCGACGAAAACGCCGCCAGTATCCCGTCCGCCACCGTCGACCGGCTCGCCGCGGCGCGCCGGGCCGCGCTCGCTCGCAAGAAGCCCGAAACCGTGAGCGCGCCGGTGTTCGTACCCGCCTTCGCCGGTGCCGGCATGCCGTCCGGCATGCCGCAGGTCGAGATGCCGCGGCGCCGCCGCTCGCCGCTGCGCCGCTTCGCGCTCGCCTGGCCGCTGGTCGCGCTGGTCGTCAGCCTGGTGGGCATCGCCTACTGGGAAGACCAGCAACGCACCGCCGAACTCGCCGATATCGATGCAGCCATGCTAAGCGACGACTTGCCGCTCAATGCCTATCTCGATCACGGTTTCAACGCGTACCTATCACGCGCCCACTGA
- a CDS encoding UDP-2,3-diacylglucosamine diphosphatase, which produces MDPKTSATSLFRQTGPSVDPVAFRPEPNPSHGLPLPVPSLPLDAHATHHDDDHAEPHRYRTIWLSDIHLGSSGCQAPYLLDFLRHNESEYLYLVGDIIDGWQLKKGWYWPQAHNDVVQKVLRKARKGTQVIYVPGNHDEAARQFCDLAFGDIHVRGEAFHTTLAGKRLWIVHGDLFDGVIQHAKWLAYLGDTLYTMILVLNRWFNRIRSRLGFPYWSLSQYLKHQVKNAVNFISSFEHVMTDEARRRGCDGVVCGHIHKAEIRDIDGVLYCNDGDWVESLSALVETYEGELKVIYWTVMRAPEVGVQKARATA; this is translated from the coding sequence ATGGACCCCAAAACGTCCGCGACTTCCCTGTTCCGCCAGACCGGCCCGAGCGTCGACCCTGTCGCGTTCCGCCCGGAACCCAACCCTAGCCACGGCTTGCCGTTGCCCGTGCCGTCGCTGCCGCTCGACGCGCACGCCACCCATCACGACGACGACCACGCCGAGCCGCACCGCTACCGCACCATCTGGCTGTCCGACATCCACCTCGGCTCGAGCGGTTGTCAGGCGCCGTATCTGCTCGACTTCCTGCGTCACAACGAGTCGGAATACCTGTACCTCGTGGGCGACATCATCGACGGCTGGCAGTTGAAAAAGGGCTGGTACTGGCCACAGGCGCACAACGATGTCGTGCAGAAGGTGCTGCGCAAAGCGCGCAAAGGCACCCAGGTCATCTACGTGCCCGGCAATCACGACGAAGCCGCGCGTCAGTTCTGCGACCTCGCATTCGGCGACATCCACGTGCGCGGCGAGGCGTTCCACACGACACTCGCCGGCAAGCGCCTGTGGATCGTGCATGGCGACCTGTTCGACGGCGTGATTCAGCACGCGAAGTGGCTCGCCTATCTCGGCGACACGCTCTACACCATGATCCTGGTCCTGAACCGCTGGTTCAACCGGATCCGCAGCCGGCTCGGCTTTCCGTACTGGTCGCTGTCGCAATACCTGAAGCATCAGGTGAAAAATGCGGTGAATTTCATCTCGTCGTTCGAGCATGTGATGACCGACGAAGCGCGCCGCCGTGGTTGCGACGGCGTGGTTTGCGGGCACATCCACAAAGCCGAAATCCGCGACATCGACGGCGTGCTGTATTGCAACGACGGCGATTGGGTCGAAAGCCTGTCGGCACTCGTCGAGACGTATGAAGGCGAACTCAAGGTGATCTACTGGACCGTGATGCGCGCCCCGGAAGTCGGCGTGCAAAAGGCCCGGGCGACCGCGTAG
- a CDS encoding DUF3106 domain-containing protein, whose amino-acid sequence MSYKRGLAVVFGCAIAALVSFAATYPRFYPSPSTASTPAAGGNATAKTPAPTLAVELPGLSDNNGPMAWSHLSSAEHLALAPFAGVWDSFSDERKRKWIKIAARYPKLSPDAQKRLHDRMTEWVRMTPDQRRVARENYQVSKELPRETRQNAWKAYQQLPEELKERLAASERKRRPSVVSAPPSGKSEIKGLDRLVNAREHGASGAAAASAAEAASLPSPVATPAIPAAGSFVPATPVPVSPAEAPSIFNGS is encoded by the coding sequence GTGAGCTACAAGCGCGGCTTGGCCGTTGTTTTCGGATGCGCGATCGCGGCTTTGGTGTCGTTTGCCGCGACCTATCCGCGCTTTTATCCGAGCCCGTCGACCGCCAGCACGCCCGCCGCAGGCGGCAACGCAACAGCCAAGACACCCGCGCCTACGCTCGCCGTCGAACTGCCCGGCCTGTCCGACAACAATGGCCCGATGGCGTGGTCGCACCTGAGTTCGGCCGAACACCTCGCGCTCGCGCCGTTTGCCGGCGTTTGGGATTCCTTCAGCGACGAACGCAAGCGAAAATGGATCAAGATCGCGGCGCGTTACCCGAAATTGTCGCCGGATGCGCAAAAACGCCTGCATGACCGAATGACTGAATGGGTGCGCATGACACCCGATCAGCGGCGCGTTGCCCGCGAAAACTATCAGGTGTCGAAGGAGTTGCCGCGAGAAACCCGCCAGAACGCATGGAAGGCTTATCAGCAATTGCCGGAAGAGCTGAAGGAGCGGCTCGCCGCGAGCGAGCGCAAACGGCGGCCGAGCGTCGTGAGCGCGCCGCCGTCCGGCAAGTCCGAGATCAAGGGCCTGGACCGTCTGGTCAACGCCCGGGAGCACGGCGCAAGCGGTGCCGCAGCGGCCAGTGCCGCGGAGGCCGCTTCATTGCCGAGCCCGGTCGCCACGCCGGCGATTCCCGCCGCGGGCAGCTTCGTGCCCGCCACGCCGGTGCCGGTTTCGCCGGCCGAGGCGCCGTCGATCTTCAACGGTTCCTGA
- the ilvN gene encoding acetolactate synthase small subunit — MRHIISVLLENEPGALSRVVGLFSARGYNIETLTVAPTEDRSLSRMTIVSIGSDDVIEQITKHLNRLIEVVKVVDLTEGAHIERELMLIKVRAVGKEREEMKRMSDIFRGRIIDVTEKTYTIELTGASDKLDAFIEGIDATAILETVRTGSSGIGRGERILKV; from the coding sequence ATGAGACACATTATTTCTGTCCTGCTGGAAAACGAACCGGGCGCGTTATCACGCGTGGTGGGGCTGTTCTCGGCACGCGGCTACAACATTGAAACCTTGACGGTGGCTCCGACCGAAGACCGTTCGCTGTCGCGCATGACCATCGTCTCCATTGGCTCGGACGACGTGATCGAACAGATCACGAAGCATCTGAACCGCCTGATCGAGGTGGTGAAAGTGGTCGACCTTACCGAGGGCGCCCACATCGAGCGCGAGCTGATGTTGATCAAGGTGAGGGCGGTCGGCAAGGAACGTGAGGAGATGAAACGGATGTCGGATATTTTCCGCGGCCGCATCATCGACGTCACGGAAAAGACCTACACGATCGAACTGACGGGCGCGAGCGACAAGCTCGATGCCTTCATCGAAGGGATCGACGCGACTGCGATTCTCGAAACCGTCCGTACGGGCAGTTCGGGCATCGGCCGCGGCGAGCGCATTCTGAAGGTTTGA
- a CDS encoding phosphatidylserine decarboxylase, giving the protein MNYPHPIIAREGWPFIAIAAVVALLVHAFAGFGFAWLFWLILIFVVQFFRDPARPIPTQANAVLCPADGRIVAVETAHDPYANREALKISVFMNVFNVHSQRSPVDGAISKVEYFPGAYLNAAVDKASLENERNAVVIEMAGGQTVTSVQIAGLIARRILCYVRSGEPLTRGQRYGFIRFGSRVDVYLPVGSRPRVSIGEKVSASSTILAEL; this is encoded by the coding sequence ATGAATTACCCTCATCCGATCATCGCGCGAGAAGGCTGGCCGTTCATCGCCATCGCGGCCGTCGTTGCATTACTGGTTCATGCCTTCGCGGGATTCGGCTTTGCATGGCTGTTCTGGCTGATCCTGATCTTCGTCGTGCAGTTCTTCCGCGATCCTGCCCGGCCGATTCCGACTCAGGCAAACGCCGTACTGTGCCCGGCCGACGGCCGTATCGTCGCGGTCGAAACAGCGCATGATCCCTATGCCAACCGTGAAGCGCTGAAGATCAGCGTGTTCATGAACGTTTTCAATGTCCACTCGCAGCGCTCGCCGGTGGACGGTGCGATCTCCAAGGTCGAATATTTCCCGGGCGCGTATCTGAATGCCGCCGTGGACAAAGCCTCGCTCGAAAACGAGCGCAATGCGGTGGTGATCGAAATGGCCGGCGGCCAGACGGTGACGTCGGTGCAGATCGCCGGTCTGATTGCGCGGCGCATTCTTTGCTACGTACGCTCAGGCGAGCCGCTCACGCGTGGCCAGCGTTATGGATTTATCCGTTTTGGCTCGCGTGTCGACGTGTACCTGCCGGTTGGCAGCCGTCCGCGTGTGTCGATCGGCGAGAAGGTTTCGGCGTCGTCCACGATCCTCGCTGAACTATAA
- a CDS encoding acetolactate synthase 3 catalytic subunit, with the protein MNMPSAEFSTSDTTPHPEAGSIGATVLMKALADEDVEFIWGYPGGSVLYIYDELYKQDKFQHVLVRHEQAAVHAADAYARSTGKVGVCLVTSGPGVTNAVTGIATAYMDSIPMVIISGQVPTAAIGQDAFQECDTVGITRPCVKHNFLVKDVRDLAATVKKAFYIARTGRPGPVLIDIPKDVSKAPCQYEPLKTVSLRSYNPVTKGHSGQIRKAVALLLSAKRPYIYTGGGIILADASRELNQFADLLGYPITNTLMGLGGYRASDKKFLGMLGMHGTYEANMAMQHCDVLIAIGARFDDRVIGDPTHFASRPRKIIHIDIDPSSISKRVKVDIPIVGDVKEVLKELIEQLQTAEHGPDTAALADWWKDIEAWRAKDCLKFDRKSDIIKPQYVVEKAWELTDGNAFVCSDVGQHQMWAAQFYRFNKPRRWINSGGLGTMGFGLPAAMGVKMAHPDDDVLCITGEGSIQMCIQELSTCKQYETPVKIISLNNRYLGMVRQWQQIEYSKRYSHSYMDALPDFVKLAEAYGHVGMRIERTADVEPALKEALRLKDRTVFLDFQTDPTENVWPMVQAGKGITEMLMGSEDL; encoded by the coding sequence ATGAATATGCCCAGCGCGGAATTCTCCACGTCGGATACGACCCCCCATCCCGAAGCCGGCTCTATCGGCGCCACCGTGCTCATGAAGGCACTGGCCGACGAAGACGTCGAGTTTATCTGGGGCTATCCCGGCGGCTCGGTACTCTACATTTACGACGAGCTGTACAAGCAGGACAAATTCCAGCACGTCCTCGTGCGCCACGAACAAGCCGCAGTCCACGCCGCTGACGCCTACGCGCGTTCCACCGGCAAAGTGGGCGTGTGCCTCGTGACCTCCGGCCCCGGCGTCACCAATGCGGTGACCGGCATCGCGACGGCCTACATGGATTCGATCCCGATGGTGATCATCAGCGGCCAGGTGCCGACTGCCGCGATCGGTCAGGATGCGTTCCAGGAGTGCGATACGGTCGGCATCACGCGTCCCTGCGTGAAGCACAACTTCCTCGTGAAGGACGTGCGCGACCTGGCCGCCACCGTCAAGAAAGCGTTCTACATTGCCCGTACCGGCCGTCCCGGCCCGGTGCTGATCGACATCCCGAAAGACGTGTCGAAGGCGCCGTGCCAGTACGAACCGCTCAAGACCGTGTCGCTGCGTTCGTACAATCCGGTCACGAAAGGTCACTCCGGCCAGATTCGCAAGGCCGTGGCCCTGCTGCTGTCGGCCAAGCGTCCGTATATCTATACCGGCGGCGGCATCATTCTCGCGGATGCATCGCGTGAGCTGAACCAGTTCGCCGATCTGCTCGGTTACCCGATCACCAATACGTTGATGGGTCTGGGCGGCTACCGAGCGAGCGACAAGAAATTCCTCGGCATGCTCGGCATGCACGGCACGTACGAAGCCAACATGGCGATGCAGCACTGCGACGTGCTGATCGCGATCGGCGCGCGTTTCGACGACCGTGTGATCGGCGACCCGACGCACTTCGCGTCGCGCCCACGGAAGATCATCCATATCGACATCGATCCGTCCTCCATTTCCAAGCGCGTCAAGGTCGACATTCCGATCGTCGGCGACGTGAAGGAAGTGCTGAAGGAGCTGATCGAGCAGTTGCAAACGGCCGAGCATGGCCCGGACACCGCGGCGCTCGCCGACTGGTGGAAGGACATCGAAGCCTGGCGCGCCAAAGACTGTCTGAAGTTCGATCGCAAGAGCGACATCATCAAGCCGCAGTACGTGGTGGAAAAGGCGTGGGAACTGACCGACGGCAATGCCTTCGTGTGTTCCGACGTCGGCCAGCACCAGATGTGGGCGGCGCAGTTCTATCGCTTCAACAAGCCGCGCCGCTGGATCAACTCCGGTGGCCTCGGCACGATGGGCTTCGGCTTGCCGGCGGCGATGGGCGTGAAGATGGCGCACCCGGACGACGACGTGCTCTGTATCACGGGCGAAGGGTCGATCCAGATGTGTATCCAGGAACTCTCGACCTGCAAGCAGTACGAGACTCCGGTGAAAATCATTTCGCTGAACAACCGCTATCTGGGCATGGTGCGCCAGTGGCAGCAGATCGAATACAGCAAGCGCTATTCGCATTCGTACATGGATGCGCTGCCGGATTTCGTGAAGCTCGCCGAAGCGTACGGCCATGTCGGCATGCGTATCGAACGCACGGCCGATGTCGAGCCGGCGCTGAAGGAAGCGCTGCGCCTGAAAGATCGCACAGTGTTTCTCGATTTCCAGACCGATCCGACCGAAAACGTCTGGCCGATGGTTCAGGCCGGCAAGGGCATCACGGAGATGCTCATGGGTTCGGAAGATCTATAA
- a CDS encoding RDD family protein — translation MPQPLATPTPPAESSGTAPTVRRRLAALLYEAVILFGVVFIAGYLFSTLTQQRNGLTHHNLLAAWIGLVVGLYFVWFWTHSGQTLPMKTWRLRVVAANGTALSTGRAIARYVLAWLWFLPPLALHPLLGLAVPQTLAIAAIWFALWAATGRLDSQRQFPHDRLAGTRVISVAH, via the coding sequence GTGCCCCAGCCGCTCGCCACCCCGACGCCGCCCGCCGAATCGTCCGGCACCGCACCCACCGTTCGCCGGCGCCTTGCCGCACTGCTCTACGAAGCCGTGATCCTGTTCGGCGTCGTGTTCATCGCCGGCTATCTGTTCAGCACGTTGACGCAGCAGCGCAACGGTCTTACCCATCACAACCTGCTCGCTGCGTGGATCGGCCTCGTGGTCGGTCTGTATTTCGTCTGGTTCTGGACGCACAGCGGCCAGACGCTGCCGATGAAAACCTGGCGCCTGCGCGTCGTCGCCGCCAACGGCACGGCGCTGTCGACGGGCCGCGCAATCGCTCGTTACGTGCTGGCGTGGCTGTGGTTTTTACCGCCGCTCGCGCTGCATCCCTTGCTGGGCCTCGCCGTGCCGCAAACGCTGGCGATCGCCGCGATCTGGTTTGCGCTGTGGGCCGCCACCGGCCGCCTCGATTCGCAACGTCAATTCCCGCACGACCGCCTTGCCGGCACGCGGGTCATTAGCGTCGCGCACTGA